One Gordonia sp. KTR9 DNA window includes the following coding sequences:
- a CDS encoding ArsI/CadI family heavy metal resistance metalloenzyme encodes MSRMQLALNVDDLDTAIEFYSKLFSTTPAKRKPGYANFAIVEPPLKLVLLENPGQGGTINHLGVEVESSEKVHAEIARLSGEGLFTQEEINSTCCFATQDKVWVTGPAKEKWEVYTVLADSDTFGTSPKVLEQNAVDGAEQGSVCCGGNAAEPAQERTACC; translated from the coding sequence ATGTCCCGTATGCAGCTCGCGCTCAATGTCGATGATCTCGATACCGCGATCGAGTTCTACTCCAAGCTGTTCAGCACCACCCCGGCCAAGCGCAAGCCGGGATACGCCAACTTCGCGATCGTCGAGCCGCCACTGAAGCTGGTCCTGCTGGAGAATCCCGGCCAGGGCGGCACGATCAACCATCTCGGCGTCGAGGTGGAGTCCAGCGAGAAGGTGCACGCTGAGATCGCCCGCCTGTCCGGCGAGGGCCTGTTCACGCAGGAGGAGATCAACTCCACCTGTTGTTTCGCGACGCAGGACAAGGTGTGGGTGACCGGGCCGGCGAAGGAGAAGTGGGAGGTCTACACCGTGCTGGCTGATTCCGACACTTTCGGCACCAGCCCGAAAGTGTTGGAGCAGAACGCTGTTGATGGCGCCGAGCAGGGTTCGGTGTGCTGCGGCGGCAACGCCGCCGAACCGGCTCAGGAGCGCACGGCCTGCTGCTGA
- the crcB gene encoding fluoride efflux transporter CrcB: MTPLWIVLSGSFGAVSRFVLDGVVRTRIRGEFPWATSLINVTGSLILGFVTGLVLFHGAPDDVQLIVGVGFCGGYTTFSTASFETVQLIQRGRYGAGAVNAFGSLAVTIAAGGAGLALAGL; the protein is encoded by the coding sequence GTGACGCCGTTGTGGATTGTGCTGTCCGGAAGCTTCGGCGCCGTGAGCAGGTTCGTCCTCGACGGTGTAGTCAGAACGCGTATTCGCGGCGAGTTTCCCTGGGCGACGTCGCTGATCAACGTGACCGGATCGCTAATCCTTGGATTCGTCACAGGTCTCGTGCTTTTCCACGGCGCGCCCGACGACGTGCAGCTGATCGTCGGTGTCGGATTCTGCGGCGGCTACACCACATTCAGTACGGCGAGTTTCGAAACGGTGCAACTGATCCAGCGCGGACGCTACGGGGCCGGCGCGGTGAACGCTTTCGGTTCGTTGGCTGTCACTATCGCCGCGGGCGGCGCGGGCCTCGCACTCGCTGGTCTATGA
- a CDS encoding MerR family transcriptional regulator yields the protein MTAEETEHFQIGEVAAATELSVKTIRHYDDVGLVAPSARSAGGFRLYTRTDIDRLLVIRRMKPLGFSLDDMRALLAAQDVLALPGAHNHERHAALSIITEFRGRAEEACRKLERQVEYARELTAQLADQIGAKQRS from the coding sequence GTGACCGCCGAGGAGACCGAGCACTTCCAGATCGGTGAAGTCGCCGCAGCCACCGAGCTATCGGTCAAGACCATCCGCCACTACGACGATGTCGGTTTGGTAGCCCCCTCGGCGCGCTCCGCCGGAGGCTTCCGCCTCTACACTCGCACCGACATCGACAGGCTTCTAGTCATCCGCCGCATGAAGCCTCTTGGTTTCAGCCTCGACGACATGCGCGCCCTACTGGCCGCACAAGACGTACTCGCGCTCCCAGGCGCTCACAACCACGAGCGTCATGCGGCACTGAGTATCATCACCGAGTTCCGCGGCCGCGCCGAAGAGGCCTGCCGCAAGCTGGAGCGGCAGGTCGAGTATGCCCGCGAACTAACCGCTCAACTCGCTGACCAGATCGGCGCCAAGCAGCGCTCCTGA
- a CDS encoding arsenate reductase ArsC: MSSSRPSVLFVCVHNAGRSQMAAGFLTALSQGRVEVRSAGSAPADSINPAAVEAMAEAGIDISAQSPRIFTPDTVESSDVVITMGCGDACPVFPGVSYRDWALDDPAGQGIDAVRPIRDQIRGLVADLLNELVPADQQVGQ, translated from the coding sequence ATGTCTTCCTCTCGGCCTAGTGTGCTGTTTGTGTGTGTCCACAACGCTGGCCGATCGCAGATGGCCGCAGGCTTCCTCACCGCCTTGAGCCAGGGCAGGGTCGAGGTCCGCTCCGCCGGATCAGCCCCAGCTGACTCGATCAACCCGGCCGCTGTCGAGGCGATGGCCGAAGCCGGTATCGACATCTCCGCACAGTCACCGAGAATCTTCACCCCCGACACCGTCGAATCCTCCGACGTGGTGATCACCATGGGCTGTGGCGATGCATGCCCGGTGTTCCCCGGCGTCAGCTACCGGGACTGGGCCCTCGACGACCCAGCCGGCCAAGGCATCGACGCGGTCCGCCCGATCCGCGATCAGATCCGCGGACTCGTCGCGGACCTGCTCAACGAACTGGTACCCGCCGATCAGCAGGTCGGCCAGTGA
- a CDS encoding FluC/FEX family fluoride channel codes for MNDRHDPASPLSIDPDSPPLPAATPLHFSPAAVAAVAAGGVAGTWLRYQLGVWFPHTAGTWPATTFVINIGGAFLLGLLLEALSRLGPDTRWRQRARLAGGTGLLGTFTTYSALAVDTTELLRDQLTAAAVAYALGTVVAGVVAAVAGIAVGARVRGSEERR; via the coding sequence GTGAACGACCGACATGATCCCGCCTCGCCGTTGTCGATCGACCCCGACAGTCCCCCGCTGCCCGCCGCCACACCCCTGCATTTCAGTCCCGCCGCGGTCGCCGCGGTCGCCGCAGGCGGTGTGGCTGGTACGTGGCTGCGGTATCAACTCGGCGTCTGGTTTCCCCACACGGCGGGCACGTGGCCGGCTACGACGTTCGTCATCAACATCGGCGGCGCGTTCCTCCTCGGTCTCCTCCTCGAAGCGTTGAGCAGGCTCGGGCCCGACACCCGCTGGCGGCAACGGGCTCGCCTGGCGGGGGGGACCGGCCTGCTGGGCACATTCACCACCTACAGTGCCCTCGCAGTTGACACCACCGAACTCTTGCGCGACCAGCTCACCGCCGCAGCGGTGGCCTATGCGTTAGGCACCGTCGTCGCCGGCGTGGTTGCTGCGGTCGCCGGTATCGCGGTCGGAGCGCGTGTACGCGGCTCGGAGGAGAGGCGGTGA
- a CDS encoding arsenate-mycothiol transferase ArsC, with protein MSTPPQVLFVCVSNRGKSVMAEHLTPTVTDRITPSSAGTSAKIGGQVNELSAQVLAEVGADVAGHQPRQLTDDLMQAADLVVVVGTADVTPPDGVALEVWNTDEPSERGIDGIERMRLIRDDITNRIRTLADRIAR; from the coding sequence GTGAGCACACCACCGCAGGTGCTGTTCGTGTGCGTGTCCAACCGCGGCAAATCGGTGATGGCCGAACACCTCACACCGACAGTCACCGACCGGATCACCCCGTCCTCGGCCGGCACCAGCGCGAAAATCGGCGGCCAGGTCAACGAGCTGTCCGCCCAGGTACTCGCCGAAGTCGGCGCCGACGTCGCCGGACATCAACCGCGCCAACTGACCGACGACCTAATGCAAGCTGCGGACCTCGTCGTGGTGGTCGGCACCGCCGACGTCACCCCACCCGACGGCGTCGCCCTCGAGGTGTGGAACACCGACGAACCCTCCGAACGGGGCATCGACGGTATCGAACGGATGCGGCTGATCCGCGACGACATCACCAACCGGATCCGCACCCTCGCCGACCGCATCGCACGGTAG
- a CDS encoding Rv2640c family ArsR-like transcriptional regulator, with amino-acid sequence MPKTLPMVDISAPICCAPVSAAPLDDDTALEIALRLKALADPVRIKLVSILLADTGNGICTCDLATAVGLTEATTSHHLGQLRKAGMVAPDRRGMNVYYHARPESLEALRSVLSATTGCC; translated from the coding sequence ATGCCGAAGACCTTGCCGATGGTCGACATCAGTGCCCCGATCTGCTGCGCGCCGGTATCCGCGGCCCCGCTCGATGACGACACCGCCCTAGAAATCGCTCTGCGGCTCAAGGCGCTGGCCGATCCCGTCCGGATCAAACTCGTCTCGATCCTGCTCGCCGACACCGGGAACGGGATCTGCACCTGCGACCTCGCGACCGCGGTCGGCCTCACCGAAGCCACCACAAGCCACCACCTGGGGCAACTCCGCAAGGCCGGCATGGTCGCACCTGACCGACGAGGAATGAACGTCTACTACCACGCACGGCCAGAGTCATTGGAAGCGCTACGCAGCGTTCTCAGCGCCACCACAGGGTGCTGCTGA
- the arsB gene encoding ACR3 family arsenite efflux transporter: protein MTATDTAVAGKLSTLDRFLPVWIGAAMVAGLLLGRVVPGLGDTLAAVELDGISLPIALGLLIMMYPVLAKVRYDRLDSVTGDRRLLLGSLLLNWIVGPALMFALAWLLLPDLPEYRTGLIIVGLARCIAMVIIWNDLACGDREAAAVLVALNSVFQVIMFAVLGWFYLSVLPGWLGLEQTTIDTSPWQIAKSVLIFLGIPLVAGYLTRRIGERTKGRDWYESSFLPRLGPWALYGLLFTIVILFALQGEQITSQPWDVVRIALPLLIYFAVMWGGGFVLGAAMGLGYERTTTLAFTAAGNNFELAIAVAIATYGATSGQALAGVIGPLIEVPVLVALVYVSLALRKRFTSPTTASSPDVSKEPVPDA, encoded by the coding sequence GTGACCGCCACCGACACCGCGGTCGCGGGCAAGTTGTCGACGCTGGACCGGTTTCTGCCGGTGTGGATCGGCGCCGCGATGGTCGCCGGACTGCTGCTCGGTCGAGTCGTCCCCGGCCTGGGTGACACTTTGGCGGCGGTCGAACTCGACGGCATCTCGCTGCCGATCGCCCTCGGACTGCTGATCATGATGTATCCGGTGCTGGCCAAGGTGCGCTACGACCGACTCGACTCGGTCACCGGCGATCGTCGCCTGCTGCTGGGATCGCTGCTGCTGAACTGGATCGTCGGACCCGCGTTGATGTTCGCGCTGGCCTGGCTCCTGCTCCCCGACCTACCGGAGTACCGGACCGGACTGATCATCGTCGGTCTGGCCCGATGCATCGCGATGGTCATCATCTGGAACGACCTGGCCTGCGGCGACCGCGAAGCCGCGGCCGTCCTCGTCGCACTCAACTCGGTGTTCCAGGTAATCATGTTCGCCGTGCTGGGCTGGTTCTACCTCTCGGTGCTACCCGGATGGCTCGGCCTGGAACAGACCACCATCGACACCTCGCCGTGGCAGATCGCGAAATCGGTCCTGATCTTCCTCGGAATCCCCCTGGTCGCCGGCTATTTGACCCGCCGCATCGGCGAGCGAACCAAAGGCCGCGACTGGTACGAATCCTCGTTCCTCCCGCGACTCGGTCCGTGGGCCCTCTACGGGCTGCTCTTCACCATCGTCATCCTGTTCGCCTTACAGGGCGAACAGATCACCTCGCAACCCTGGGACGTCGTGCGGATCGCGCTCCCGCTGCTGATCTACTTCGCGGTTATGTGGGGCGGCGGATTCGTCCTCGGCGCCGCGATGGGGCTCGGTTACGAACGCACCACCACGCTCGCGTTCACCGCCGCCGGCAACAACTTCGAACTCGCGATAGCCGTCGCGATCGCCACCTACGGTGCAACCTCCGGCCAGGCCCTGGCCGGAGTCATCGGCCCACTCATCGAAGTGCCCGTCCTCGTTGCCCTCGTCTACGTGTCCCTGGCACTGCGGAAACGCTTCACCAGCCCGACCACCGCCTCCAGCCCAGATGTATCGAAGGAGCCCGTTCCCGATGCCTGA
- a CDS encoding arsenate reductase ArsC, translating to MPENVLNGQLSRGEHRAQPELLMPHTVLARTAADLAAKYEGVVSRQTVERCVFESYTALRRTSRVHAHLTTLAGRFAADRLRALAQAAGAVPKDVPEVLFVCVQNAGRSQMAAGLLTHHAAGRVHVRSAGSAPAHSINPTVVEAMTEIGVDLGTQYPKPLTDDVVAAADVVVSMGCGDACAIYPGKRYLDWTVSDPQGRPLDEVRAIRDDLDARVRALLTELTTERV from the coding sequence ATGCCTGAGAATGTGTTGAACGGGCAACTGAGTCGCGGCGAACACCGCGCCCAACCCGAGCTGTTGATGCCCCATACCGTGCTCGCCCGCACTGCCGCTGACCTGGCCGCCAAGTACGAGGGTGTGGTGTCTCGCCAGACGGTGGAACGCTGTGTGTTTGAGTCCTACACCGCGTTACGGCGCACCTCCCGGGTGCACGCACATCTGACGACCTTGGCGGGACGATTCGCGGCTGATCGGTTACGCGCCCTGGCCCAGGCGGCGGGGGCGGTACCCAAGGATGTGCCCGAGGTTCTCTTCGTCTGCGTGCAGAACGCCGGCCGCTCGCAGATGGCCGCCGGATTGTTGACCCACCACGCGGCCGGGCGGGTACACGTGCGCTCAGCCGGATCGGCACCCGCGCACTCGATCAACCCGACCGTCGTCGAAGCAATGACCGAGATCGGCGTCGACTTGGGCACGCAGTACCCCAAACCGCTCACCGACGATGTAGTCGCCGCCGCCGACGTGGTGGTGTCGATGGGCTGCGGCGACGCGTGCGCGATCTATCCCGGCAAACGCTATCTGGACTGGACGGTCTCAGACCCCCAGGGCCGTCCCCTCGACGAGGTTCGCGCGATCCGCGACGACCTTGACGCCCGAGTTCGTGCTCTTCTCACCGAACTCACCACCGAACGTGTGTGA
- a CDS encoding universal stress protein: protein MTDHHHHQTDPTDPPPREKLRDWRSPLYVDGPSAGEPDCHLVVGFDRHPASHTALTYAINLAARLDGYLHVAHIVDNDDLPIDPDSDDWEQRIADAVESERVDACTILAESRGNWTYYSREGTPSHLLTAIADANDALMIVIGASRGGVMSLMERFLGESVSSALVHHARRPVLLVPAAH, encoded by the coding sequence ATGACCGACCACCATCACCATCAGACGGACCCGACGGACCCGCCACCGCGGGAAAAGCTGCGGGACTGGCGAAGCCCCCTATACGTGGACGGTCCCAGTGCCGGTGAACCCGACTGCCATTTGGTCGTCGGCTTCGATCGACATCCCGCCAGCCACACCGCGTTGACGTACGCGATTAACCTCGCCGCACGCCTCGACGGATACCTGCACGTCGCGCACATCGTCGACAACGACGATCTGCCGATCGACCCGGACAGCGACGATTGGGAACAACGCATCGCCGATGCCGTCGAATCCGAACGCGTCGATGCCTGCACTATATTGGCCGAGAGCCGCGGGAACTGGACCTACTACTCGCGGGAAGGAACACCTTCCCACCTGCTGACCGCCATCGCAGACGCCAATGACGCTCTGATGATCGTTATCGGCGCTTCCCGCGGCGGCGTCATGTCGCTGATGGAGCGTTTCCTTGGCGAATCGGTGTCCTCCGCCCTGGTCCATCACGCCCGGCGTCCGGTGTTGCTGGTGCCCGCCGCGCACTGA